From the Purpureocillium takamizusanense chromosome 6, complete sequence genome, one window contains:
- the YHC1 gene encoding U1 small nuclear ribonucleoprotein C (EggNog:ENOG503P0JG~COG:A): protein MPKFFCDYCDVYLTHDSMSVRKAHNSGRNHIRNVVEYYQQIGHEKAQSVIDSITNSYAAEGQAHNNPMLPQNQPGAKGAFPPPGFPAFPGAPGAPPPFPGMPGAPPGQFPPGVAPPPGAAGRGMPPMPPFPGPPGANGMPPMPPPGGLPFSPPPGGFPFPPPGAGAPGGPGAPPPNFPGMPNMTPPPGHGFPGGPPPPFPPGHSPAPGQDRR from the exons ATGCCCAAGT TCTTTT GCGACTACTGCGATGTGTACCTTACGCACGACTCGATGAGCGTCCGAAAGGCTCACAACAGTGGCCGAAACCACATCCGCAACGTCGTCGAGTACTACCAGC AAATCGGCCACGAAAAGGCACAGTCCGTCATCGATTCCATCACCAACTcgtacgccgccgagggccaggcCCACAACAATCCCATGCTCCCGCAGAACCAGCCCGGAGCTAAGGGCGCGTTCCCTCCTCCCGGCTTCCCTGCGTTCCCTGGAG CTCCCGGAGCCCCTCCCCCGTTCCCAGGCATGCCTGGCGCACCGCCTGGCCAGTTCCCTCCTGGCGTTGCTC CTCCCCCCGGCGCAGCTGGCCGCGGCATGCCCCCCATGCCACCCTTCCCCGGTCCTCCGGGTGCCAATGGCATGCCCCCTATGCCTCCTCCCGGCGGTCTTCCTTTCTCGCCTCCCCCCGGTGGCTTTCCCTTCCCACCTCCTGGTGCTGGCGCCCCTGGTGGCCCTGGCGCCCCGCCTCCCAACTTTCCCGGGATGCCCAACATGACCCCTCCCCCGGGCCACGGCTTCCCCGGTGGCCCCCCGCCACCCTTTCCCCCGGGACACTCTCCGGCTCCCGGCCAGGACAGACGATAG